The window CCTAGACGATCCCTTGTTCGAGGTCGCCCAGCAGCTCCAAGACGTCGCGCTCAAAGACGAGTATTTCATCGAGCGTAAATTGTATCCCAATGTCGACTTCTACTCGGGCGTGATCTATCGCGCCCTGGGTATCCCAGTCCAGATGTTCACAGTCCTGTTCGCAATTGGACGTCTACCAGGCTGGATCGCTCACTGGCGTGAAATGCATGCTAGCCCTGGGTTCCGCATCAATCGCCCCCGTCAAGTCTACACCGGCCATACCGAGCGGAACGTCACCCCGTTGCAGTCCCGTTGAGTGCCGATGTCACGGATTTTCCCGCTGGGATTTATCATTTATCTGCAACCTCTCTTGGCTCCCGCCCTTAACAGAGGTTTGCTTGGCTGGGCTGTTGGTCCAGCTTGCTGAGTGTAGGAATCGCTCGTTGACCGGAGCTGCAGACTCAGGTGCAAACGTTGGTGCTCCAACGTCGGGAAGCGGGATCGTTGCGGCATTCGCTGTGCTCCCGATCCACTCCACCGGGCAGATGGCGATCGAACGCGATTGCTTTCCTGCTCAGCAAAACCGAACCAACGGTCTTTCACGCGCCGGGTAGCATTCGCTTTTCCTAGCTCATCGATCGTTCGGTGGGCGCATTCGCATCGCGCAATAGCTCAGCCACGGCCCGGTATTGGGCGGTGGGGATGGGCTGACCGATATCGGTGCTGTTGTAGAGAAACCGGGCAAGAGACTTTCTTTCGGCAATAAAGATGCCGCTCTGGAGGGCCAAGCGATGGATCTTTTTGCCGAGCATTCGGTCGCCCTTGGCCACGACAGTCGGTGTCGCCATGGTGGCGGGGTCGTACCGGACAGCGATCACGAGGTCGTTCGGATCGATAATCACAACGTGCGCGGTCTGCACTTCTTGGGTGACATGATCAACCGCGAGCTGCCGTGAAACCTCGCGGCGACGATCTGTTACTCGGGGGTCGCCCTCGAGTTCTTTCATTTCGTCGCGCAGTTCCTGGTCGGTCATCATCAGGTCCTGTTCGAACTGCCATTTCTGGAATACCCATTCAAGCAACGCCAGAATGAACAGGGCGACGCCAATCCATAAGCAAACCCCCATCAGCGTATCGAACATGGCCGATGCAATTTGAGGCACGGACATTGTT of the Allorhodopirellula heiligendammensis genome contains:
- a CDS encoding EscU/YscU/HrcU family type III secretion system export apparatus switch protein gives rise to the protein MSDGEKKHFATDRKRKQAREQGRVAKSQDLTSASLLLAAIGAMHYFGHTTSSILANGIEAGLSNATMRAYSPQDATHDLMRLCGQVAFAIAPLLLLMFVGAVAVNVTQVGLILSPEKLTPKLSNISPLSGAQRILSIRGIMRLLFGIIKVGVIVAVAYYALRAHQHRVIGMATMSVPQIASAMFDTLMGVCLWIGVALFILALLEWVFQKWQFEQDLMMTDQELRDEMKELEGDPRVTDRRREVSRQLAVDHVTQEVQTAHVVIIDPNDLVIAVRYDPATMATPTVVAKGDRMLGKKIHRLALQSGIFIAERKSLARFLYNSTDIGQPIPTAQYRAVAELLRDANAPTERSMS